The sequence tggccgagtttctcctctcttcatctccttcttcgtcgttgctcaatctggactgcgtcgagttgctctgctttgtttttgacagatctggactatgcttcgttgttcaatctgggttgtgctttgtttttttgcagatctggactctggttcgttttttgcagagatgtatcactatagtatcactatagtatcaccatagtatcaccaacaccaaaaaaccactaaaatgatgaaactagtatgcatacttcatcttcctaactacttttcctttcttgattttcttttcttggttacctctcttgttcgttttgaaaaaacatttacaagtgcagagatgtatcactatagtatcacgaacacaaaaaatttattaaaatgatacaattgaaccaatatgcatacttcttcttcctaattacttttcctttcttggttttcttttcttggtttgtacatctcttgctcgttttggaaaaacatttacagctgcagagatgtatcactatagtatcacgaacatcaaaaatccactaaaatgacataattgaaccagaaagatatgtaatgctatcaaatttacattctaacatttatatcatcattttatgagccaaaaatataaattgaacactaaattggatcttctatttaaaagtatcactattgtatcacaattcgtggagagagaaaatcaaaattgaggttattttggtaaaagatgatccccagtgtacttttttaaaatgatgttttagtgattgcacttttttacaattaagtataatctaatgtaccggcctccaaaagtctcTTAATTATATATTCCTTTTCATTTCATAAAATTACATATTCCTAATGCATCCGCGCTTCCCTGATTTTTTTCtcctacatatttttttttttccatgtatGACATCTTCcgttttgatttttcttttcttttcctaaacaaaacttcaaaacattCTTCCCTCAAAATATATGAcaggttttgaaaaaaaaattatatattataaatcaaCGTAGAAAACTATTTCAAACAAGATCCATAGTCGATATATCATGAGATGAAAAAATCTCACATATAAATttagtgtagataaatttaAATATACACTAATCATGACAAAACTACAATAAATAATACAGATAAACTAAGGGTTTGtttaacaaaaaatttcatCCATAACATATATGCGATGATATAAGGTGGTATTATATATACTAGTAAAAAATGATAGAATATATGTTGTCTGAAATACTGATAATGTTTGGTTCAAATTTTactggtagcatatatgctactaaaTATGGTGCAGCAAACGCACTAGCACATAAATTTAAtgtagataaatttcaatatatactaactacaacaaaaccataacaaaTAATGTAGATAGACTACTACAGAAAAATTTAGTGtacataaatttcaatatataataatcataacaaaaccacaacatATCATCAAATAAActaatgtagataaatttagTGAAACTAAATTTTTATATGTACTAACCATAAAAAACCACAACATATAATGCAGATGAATTTAATATAGATAAGCTTGGATTAAGGGGAAGCCGGTGGACAACTGAACATGTTGTCTTCAGATTCCTTTTAAAAGTCaaacaaaatacccaaaaaaacttGCTCCACCACCATTTCCTCCGCCGCTGCCAGCACCTTCACCACCACCATATCCACCTCACTATGCCCCTCCTCCTCTGTATCTAGACTCCCACCGTCCACCACCACCTCTTGCATCCTTCTATCCTCCAACACCACCACTTTTCCCCTAAACACTCGTCCCTTCGACTATTCTGCTAAGCTGACAAAGAAAGTCGTAGTAGCTTTCGGCTTTATGAGATTATGATTAGTCGGGAAAGTCATGATATGAAAGAAATGCCGAAGAAGATGAACCCGGAGGTGGGATATATATTCTCATCTCTTCACGCCTCATAATCAAGGCTGTGGGGTAGAAAAGCAAGGAGGAGGCTGACGATCGTGGGATAGACTGTAATTTTTGTGgtatttttgattaatttcaaGGCCCTTAAAGATCTGACGGCTcacaaattgaaacaaattgaaTTAACCTGTTCAGTTGTGAACTGACCCCTCTAAAGTAGATAAACTTAGTACAGATTGATTTAATGTACAATTATGTCTATACGATTCATAATTCGATTCTCAATTAAATCAAAGAAGTGGTCCACATCATTCGTTAGAAGTGTGTGCCAACATTGAAGGGAATTGACAAGTTGATTCTTCCAACAAAAAAGGGCAGTCCACCAAATAGCCGAATAGATACTAATAGTATTGATATCAAATTGCAACACCTTTGGCATGACGTTTTCAATTCCACAATTTATATTTACCCACAAAGACCTTATAGCTAGTCTGAGACTCAGAGTGAGACCTCCAAGGTCacattcccaaacaactcatGAATTGACCATTAAACCCCCCAAATTTTCAAGTGCAAAAAGACCGGATCACTGTTACTCGAAAGCATAAACAAAAGCCTCCAATATCAACGTTGACTCTTACTTACCTGTCATTTTTGCTCCAATCGTAACCGTCCATTTCCGATCCCCACATGGGTTCTCCCCACGCGTTTCCTTCATTGTGCGGCGCGAATCCGCATAACTTAAAATGGAATATGCCACGTGTACAATCAGTCTACGGTAACCCTGGTTACCTTATCACACCCCTTACTCTCTATCTAACCCTAGTACAAGCTATATATTTAGTGCCACTGTACCACCACCCCCTCACGAGTCACGACCTTTCCACTCTCTTCGTTGCAATTTTCTTTCAGAAAGTTTTCGATTCCTCCAAAGTTTCGCGAGAAACGAACGCAATTGAACTTTAATAATATCTCGAAAACATTCATTGCGGCGATTTCTCATTCAAATTTTTGGTCGTGATTTGATTGAATGGTTGTGTTCTTGATTCCGGAGTGGTTTCTCGAAGAGTTTGGCAAATGTCGAGCAGGAGATTCGCTGTTGGTTATGCTTTGGCGCAGAAGAAGCAGCAGAGCTTTATCCAGGATTCCCTGGTGAGCATGTGCGGGGAGCGTGGGATAGATCTCGTGAAGATCGACCAAGAACGGCCGCTGGTGGATCAGGGGCCGTTCGACTGCGTACTGCATAAATTGTACGGCGATGATTGGAAGGGGCAACTGGTGAATTTTCAGGCGAAGAATCCTAATGCGGCGGTCATTGACTCGCCGGAAGCGATTGAGCGCCTACATAATCGGATTTCGATGCTCCAGGTGGTGTCAGAGATCAAAATCGAGGACCAGAACGACACCTTCGGGATACCAAAGCAGATTGTGATCTACGACAAGGAGACGCTTTTCGATCGGCAGGCATGGGAGTTCCTGAAGTATCCTGTTATTGCGAAACCCTTGGTGGCGGATGGCACCGCCAAATCTCACAAAATGGTGTTGGTTTTTAACCACGACGGGCTGAACAAGCTAAAGCCCCCTATTGTCTTGCAAGAATTCGTGAATCATGGTGGGGTGATCTTCAAAGTATATGTGGTTGGGGAGTATGTGAAATGCGTGAAGAGGAAGTCCTTGCCTGACGTGTCGGAGGAGAAATTGAAGACTCTAGAGGGCTCCTTGTCGTTTTCTCAAGTCTCGAATCTGGCGACCCATGAAAAAAATGACGATAAGTACTACAAATTGATGCAGTTGGATGATACTGAGATGCCACCGCAGAATTTTATATCTGATATTGCTAGGGGCTTGAGGGGACTAATGCAATTAAACCTGTTTAACTTCGATGTGATAAGGGACACAAGGATTGGAAACCGTTATCTTATCATCGACATAAATTACTTTCCTGGGTATGCTAAAATGCCGTGTTATGAGACAGTATTGACTGATTTCTTCTCAGATGTGGTGCAAAAGAAAGGATGTGCTGTGGGTAGGAGTTTCAGTGGAGGAGAGAGTGAAGAACCGCTTGGTTTGGATACAAGATTGATGCTTAGTTGTGAGAAGGAGGTGAGGAAAATTGTTAGCAATACTTGCTGCAGTGATGGGGAAGAGAATGAGAGCATCATTCAAGTTTGACTGAAATTGTAGCGAAGAGCCAGTGTTTCTCTGGTTGTCTGGTAATTAACTTTTTTGGGTGGCTGGAAGGCGCTCAAGCATTGGGACGCTTGAGCCAGTTTGTGGACAGAATGGTGGTGTTAATTTGCTTTCAGATAGAATTTGGTACAGTGGCAGATATTAGGTCCATCTTGGACTTAGGTTTTAGCCTCTTGATAACTTTACATGGTGTTTCTGCGTTGATCATGTACATTCATGTCCACCATTGCTCTGGAGATAGGTATCTCTCTGTTAACTTTCTAGGAAAGTTAAATTGTATTTAGAGGCTTTAGTGTTTGCTTTGCTTAGAAGCCTTTTCAGTTGGTGCCCGCACATGTGCAAATGCATTTTTCCAATTTTGTCAATGGAATTTTCAACTTTAATTCTTGCCTTTTGCTTGGTTGAATGAtggcaattattttttttgttgcacaaattatttattgtttatttagGATGCGGTTGAAATGGGGTTGCATTTTTAAGGTTTCTAATTTGGTATTATTCTAATGCAATGGTCATCTACAACAAGGATTTGACACGATGACTTGAATAGAGTGGAGATGATGGTTCTTGCGCCAGAATCTGTGCATACATGTAGGCCAGTGTTTGAGTGCCAAGTTGTATAGACAGAAGAAGGGAATATTGACCCATACCTATTACTTTAGAATGTTGGTCTAGCTGTATTTTGTATAGACATACCTCGTCATGTTCTAAAGTCCTTTGGAACTGGGATTCCAGTTAAATTATACTGGTATGGAGTTTATAGGCTTtgcaattttaatttatattccATTTGAACTATTATTATCTTAgtggaaaatgaaaaatctctattttttttgttagttcCAGTAGTATATACTGGCTCCTCAACATATCAAGCTTATTGAGCACTTCTATTTTAGGTTAAAGTCTTGTATGATCATAAATTTCCAATATATAACGAAGATTGCATAAAGGTCATGCTATCTTTATGTGTCCATTTAGAGCACTTGGCGCCCTAGTTGTGGCTAGATTCTTTCTCGTTGGATATTTTACTATGTTCTCACTTGCGGCATCTGTTGATTTGATGCATGTGTTTTTCGTAAGAATTGATTCTCTGGGAGGTGAAAATTTACTATTAAGTTTGGTTTGTGTTGGACATGGTATAAGCTTTTGGTGATATGGAATAGCATACACGCTTCCCTTGTAAATGTTATTGGTGCAGTTACTATACTAGGGGTCTGGTGTGCTGAAGGCAATTGGAAtgtgatttaaatgaaatttagtGTTTTATCTATTATCATTTTTTACGTTTCTGTCTCCATTCAGAATGCAAGGTATGACATTTGTTTGCATG is a genomic window of Tripterygium wilfordii isolate XIE 37 chromosome 16, ASM1340144v1, whole genome shotgun sequence containing:
- the LOC119981492 gene encoding inositol-tetrakisphosphate 1-kinase 1-like codes for the protein MSSRRFAVGYALAQKKQQSFIQDSLVSMCGERGIDLVKIDQERPLVDQGPFDCVLHKLYGDDWKGQLVNFQAKNPNAAVIDSPEAIERLHNRISMLQVVSEIKIEDQNDTFGIPKQIVIYDKETLFDRQAWEFLKYPVIAKPLVADGTAKSHKMVLVFNHDGLNKLKPPIVLQEFVNHGGVIFKVYVVGEYVKCVKRKSLPDVSEEKLKTLEGSLSFSQVSNLATHEKNDDKYYKLMQLDDTEMPPQNFISDIARGLRGLMQLNLFNFDVIRDTRIGNRYLIIDINYFPGYAKMPCYETVLTDFFSDVVQKKGCAVGRSFSGGESEEPLGLDTRLMLSCEKEVRKIVSNTCCSDGEENESIIQV